The Candidatus Limnocylindrales bacterium genome includes the window CCCCGACTATCAATGCCGCCAAGAGGACAGAGAACACGAAGGGGATACCTCTGGAGGTAGCGGCCCAGGTTAAATAAGCCCCCAGGGTTAACATAGCCCCATGGCCCATATTGATCACGCCCATTAACCCGTAAATAACGGCCAATCCAAGCGCTGCTAAAGCCAATGTCAAGGTCAACAGCGCAGCATCAAAAAGAACACTTACGATTATACTCATCATGTTAGAGGTCTTTTATCGTTTTCTTTAAAAGGAGAAATCCCCCGTCATCCGTTTTTTTCTCCATAATTCGGGGGATTTCAAGTAGGGGCGTAAGGCCTTACGCCCTACTTATTGAGAAAGGGGTAAATCACATCGGGCCGGCACCGGTTCCACGGCCTGAAAGGACTGAATTTCTTCAAACATATCCCCAACCCCTGTCCAACCTTCTCGAACCCTCATAAGATAAGAAGGTACCACCAGTTGATGATCGTCGGCCCGCATCTTAACCGGTCCTTGCGGAGCGCCGTCAAAGGTCATCCCTCTCAGTCCTTTACGAATGGCATCGGTATCAACCGATTTTTCCTGGGCAATGGCTTTAGCAACCATATGCGCAGCATTGTACATGGCAACCCCTACAGTGTTCATCAGGGCATCTTGTCCAAATTTTGCCCGGAAACGTTCTAAGAATGGACCATTGTTGGGATGCTTGATGGTCATGAAATAATCAAAACTCACATAAGTTCCAGCCGAGACCTCAGGACCCAACCCACTGGTTACAACCTCTTCGTCATCCACCGTCCAGAGGATAAAATCTTTATGCATACCAGCGGCATGGAACTGACGGCGGAAGTTAACAGTATCACTTCCTGTCAGGGTATGGAAAATAATATTAGCCCCAGAACCCCGGATTTGCCGTAATACAGATTCGTATTGAGGAGTATTGAAGGGGATATAAACTTCATCGACTACTTCCCCTCCAAGCTCTAAAAGTTTCTTTTTGGTAACCTGGTTGGTCACCCGGGGCCAAGCGTAGTCAGATCCGATCATGAAGAACTTTTTTCCGAATTTGTTCATCATGTATTCCATATGCGGCCAGACTTGTTGGGTAGGTTCGGGTCCAAACATGAAAATGTTTTTGTTACACACTCCAGGATAATATTCTTTTTCCTGCCCCTCGTAGAAGGTTGGATAAAGGAGGATTTTGTTGGAAGCCTTCACTACAGGTCCTGCTGCATTTCGTTCTGCACTGCTGAACGTACCCGCCAGAAAGTCTACTTTTTCCTGGCGAATCAAGCGATTTGCCTGCTCGACCACGATTCGAGGTTCGGTTTTTGAATCCCCTATAATAACCTCTATCTTACGACCCAGCACACCTCCCGCTGCATTAATCTCATCAACAGCCAGTAAAAAGCCGGCTGAATGAGCCTTTCCATATACTGTCCAGGCACCCGTTAAAGGAGAAATCAACCCTACTTTAATCGGAGCTTCGGCGAAAGCATGACGAATAAAAGCCGGTGCTCCAAAACTCATGGCTGCTACACCACTTGCTATCATCCCTTTAAGGGCCGTTCGACGCGTAATTCCATGTTCAATGGGTTTTTCTAGTTCACTCATGAAAACCTCCTTAGTTTTTGGTTATTTAATCCTTAGTTGCTAACAGCAGTTGCTAACAGGTGTGAGTAAGAGAAGTAATCCCAGAAGAATCACCATTTTTAATACCAACCTGGAGAAAGATTAGAACCCAGCATTTCATCATAAACGTCGGTACGACGATCCCGAAGAACTTGATTGTACTCGTTCCAATTTCGTTTACGACGAGCATCGGCAAGGTTCGCCTCGGCATAAATGATTTCTTCGGCGTCTGGACTGGCAGGACCCCCAATCGGCCAACCCGTATAACTTACGATAATACTTTGCCCAACAAAGGGCTGACCCCGTTCTACACCCACACGATCAGCACAAGCAATAAAAACCGAGTTAGAATGGGCAGCTGCCATAACCAGGATATTGGCCATAGCCTCACGATCTTTGGCTTGTCCGGGAATAGGTACCCAATTGGTTGGAATACAGATAATATCAGCACCCTGGAGAGCACAAAGACGATAACTTTCTGGAAACCAACCATCATAGCAAATAAAAGTACCTATACGACCAAGCTTTGTTTTAAAGACAGGAAAACCTAAGTTTCCAGGTTCAAAAAATAAATTTTCTTCATTCCAGAGATGAACCTTACGAAAGGTCCCGATATAACCTTCAGGTCCAATTACAACAGAAGAGTTATATAAAACCTGACCCTCTCGTTCATTGATCCCGGCTACAATATGCAATTCATGCTCCATAGCTGCTTTAATCCAGGCCTGGCACGTTGGCCCAGCCGGTACTTCCTCAGAAAGCTTAAAAGCTTCTTCTCGACTCTGGAATACATAACCCGAATTACAAAGCTCAGGTAGAACAACCAGGTTCGCTCCCCGAGAAGCAGCTTCTTTAATAAAACCGATGGTTTTTTCAATATTCTTCGCCTTCTCACCCACCACCGGCTCCATTTGAATACATGCAATCTTTACCTGGCTTTCTTTGCGGCTTTCCTTCTCCTCCATAACGAATATTCCTCCCTATCTACCGAAACTACTCTTCAGTTGTTGTCCCTTTAAAAGATGAAAAAGAAATTAAAAACCTGCTGTTGATTCCAATTCCTTACCTTCCTCACCAAAACATTGAGCGTTTCAAAAGTCAAGTGGAAAATTAAAAATCTACTGCTTATCCCTCTACATAAATGGCCATCACTACACGCTCTCTTTTCCAGAGTTTACTGAAAAAATCTCCTACCTTCTTCCACCAACCGTACTTCTGATTAAGAAGGTTATGTCCATGTTCTGCTTCCTGATCTTCTACAATCCGGGCCTTACCCTCCACCCAGGAACCCTTTGGTTTTCCACGAATATCACAAGGGACTACTCGCACGCGAGGGTTATTCCTTATTCGTTTAACCTTTCCTGCGTTTGCAAGGGAATATACATACAATACCCCCTTATCTTCAGCAAACCACATGGGCGTCTGTACAGGCTTCCCGCTTTTTCTATAACTCTCCAGATTCAAATAGCTTTGATTTGCAAACTGGGTTAACTTCTTATTACTCATACTTTTTTCCCATCATCACCCGAAGTACAAGGGTAGAGCTAACTTTCTTACTCCTTTATAACCATTCCCCTAATATCCAGGTTCGAGGAATTATACTGTGTGGTTTTAAGATCAGATTTCCTTCTACGAAATGTATTTATCAGGTTTAAACCTGACAGGATCTCCATGGGAGTCGCCTTAAAACCGAAGTTCCAGGAAGCTGTTGCTGTACCCAGACCGGACGAGCAAATCACCCCTCTGGTCTGTTATCTCGCAAACGCCAGTCCCCCCGTTTATTTAACCCCTCGCCGGCCAGCCAAAACTCCTTCTATAATTGTTGCCATTTGATGAGGATCTGCAAAGTTAAGGGGTATTGTTTCCGTTCGTAAGGGCTCAAGCTTTTTCTGGGTTTCAATGGCCAATAAGCGCTGCTTCTGTTCTAGACGTTTAGCTTCTATTTCCCTCTGAAACGTAGCGTGGGATGCTATCCGCAGGATATTCCTTTCTATCTCTACGGCTAAACCATGAAGCTTGAGGATAACATCCAGGGCCTGATCCCAAGGTACATTGATCAGCCTGACCGTCACGCGACCCCTGACTTCGGGATGTAAAACCAGATTAAGGTTGTTGATTTCCGCAATAGCACGGAAAACATCCCGTATGTCCGCATCTTTGAAATCAAGGGTAATAGGTTGGCCACGATATTTAGCTTCTTCGCCGGTTTGAGGAATTCGAATAGAAGGAACCGGTGCAGATTGAATCATTTCTATATCTGTCTTCTCAGAGGGCTTATCTCCTGAGGTAAGAACTTTGGCTGGGAGAGTTAACCCCAGAGGTTCACCTTGAGCAGGGTTACTTTCAGAAGGTCTGGTTTTTAGAGTGGGAAGTTCATTTTCAACTGGACTTCTGATTTTAACGGACTTAGCAGCCTTTTGTTGAGCAACAACCTCAAAACTTTTAATAGCTCCCTTAGATCTGGCACAACCGTTGAGAACAACCAGAACAACGAGGCCGGTAAGAATAAATGAAACATATCTGGCAGGATAATCACTCATTCATTGTGGAGTAAACCCGCCGATAAGCATCGGGGGATAATCCTGGAATCTCGCCTTACAAGATTCGCTCCCCAAGAAAAAATCTCCCCTTAGCTTATCCAACTTACTATTTTTATTGAATTTCAACCCCTTATAAATTTTCCTTTATCTACCTTCTGAATAACTTATAAAGTTTCTACTGTCAAGTACAGTTACGATAGACTTGCATAAGTCCGGATAGGGAATATATTTATCCTATTATTCCATAAAGTTTTCCAAAAATGCAGCTTTATAAAGCTTAATCGGCTTAATAGATTTTGTTCAATAGAAATGTTCGCGGCTGAATTTCTTGCGACCACCCTGGCCCTTATTGGTATTATTATTCTGGTGGCGGCCTTGTTGTCCGGGCTGACTGAGCGGAGCGGTCTACCCCAGGTAGTAATCTTTCTGATCTTAGGGGCCTCTATTGGGCCGGCGGGTTTAGACTTATTGAACCTTACCTTGAATTCACCGGAATTACGCGTGATTGCAACGCTTAGCCTGGTACTGGTCTTGTTTACCGATGCCATTACCCTGGATATCCATGAAATAAAAACCCATCGGGCCCTGGCGTTCCTGGTTTTGGGACCCGGAACGTTGTTATCGGCGGCTCTGATTGCCTTCGCCGGCTGGGAATTGCTTGGCTTAACACCTGCCGCAGCCACCATTCTTGGCGCTGCGCTGGCTTCTACGGATCCTGTATTACTTCGGGGGTTTTTGCATCGCCGGGATCTTCCCAATGCAGTTCGCCTGGCGTTAAAGCTGGAGAGTGGTTTAAACGACGTTGTGCTCTTACCGATTGTGCTTGTGGCGATGGTCTTTATTAACCCAGAAGCCACCCTTCATGCCATCTATTGGGCCCGTCTGGGTCTCGATCTTTTCGTATTAGGACCGGGTGCCGGTGTTGCTGTAGGATTATTGGCCGTGGCGGCACTTGATTTAATAAGGCGACGGATCGGAGTACGACGCGATTATGAGTCCCTCTACTCATTGGGGGTAGCATTTACTGCTTATGCCGCTGCGGAAGCAGTTCATGGAAGTGGTTTCCTGGCCGCATTTGCTGCCGGAATGACCATTATTGTATTAGACGTCGAGCTTTGTGATTGCTTCCTGGAATACGGCGAAACCACGGCTGAAATGGCCTTACTTTTCACCTTTGTATTGTTCGGTAGTTCGCTGATCTGGACCGGTTTTACCGTACTTAATGGAACCATGCTACTCTTTGTGATGATTGCCCTGTTGGGAAGACCGGCGATCTTCCTGATTTTACTGGCCCGTACAGGTTTGGATGGGTGGGGACGGTTTCTAACTTCCTGGTTTGGGCCGCGTGGACTTAGTTCTTTATTGATCGTTTTACTGCCTGTCTTTGCCGGACTACCGGAAAGCGAAAGACTTTTCAGGATCTGCTGCCTGGTAGTCCTGGCGTCGATCTTACTCCATACAGTTTCCTTCATGATGCTAAACCAGGGTTCCCATCGGGCAAAACCCAAACCAACTGTTGCCGTTAAAACCGGTCAGCCCGAGCCATTGCCTGGTCCATCTCCTGTTATAAAGGAACCCATTTCCTCTGTTACCTCTGAAAACAGGTCTATTCTGAATCCTCTTCCCTCCAACGATGCAACCCTATTTACCGATTCCGTAACACCGATAATTTCCGTTGATTCCAATAATTATCCCCGTGCTGATACAAGCGGATCAACCCCTTCGGACCGCATCTCTCTTGAAGACCTCCGTCAACTCTGGCGACTCGGTGCGCCGGTGATCCTCCTCGATGTCCGAACTGAACGGACTTATAGAGATAGTCCTTACCAGGCCCAAGGTGCTATACGAATGCCTCCGGACCATGCTGTGGAACGAGCAATTGAACTTGGCTTACCACGCCATGCCTGGTTGGTCGCCTACTGTGCTTGACGTGGCGAAGCGACCAGTGCCCGGGTGGCACGGGAACTTCGACAGGCAGGCTGGCCTTATGCTCGTAGTCTGATCGGTGGATGGGAGGCCTGGCAGGTGGCCGGTTTACCTGTGGAACCCAAAGCGGATTCAAATCGAGAAGAAAGTAAGGTAGAGTAAATGGGGATGACAAAAAGCGTAAATGGGTATTTATTATAAAGGAAATAACCCTGCACCCATTAAAATAGAAAATAAACGGCAAAGGCCTTAATACGTGGGGTGATAGGACAAAAACTAAAACTGTGATCAAAAGGTAGGAGGAAATTATGAAACGTAAAGCATCGGCCATCTGGAAAGGCAGCCTTAAGGAGGGTAAAGGAACTATCTCAACCGATAGTAGAGTCTTATCCGATACCCCTTATTCTTTCAGTACCCGTTTTGAAAATGGTATCGGGACAAATCCTGAAGAACTCATTGCGGCAGCCCATGCAGGCTGTTTTTCCATGGCTCTCTCGGCTCAACTGGGAGAAGCAGGGATGGTCGCACAAAGCATCCATACCACTGCTACGGTTACGCTGGAAAAACTTGAAACCGGGTTTACTATCACGGCGGTTCATCTCGATGTAACGGCTCAGATTCCAGGTGCTGATCGGGCTGCCTTTGAAAAAGCAGCCCATAAAGCTAAAGAGGGATGTCCGGTCTCCCGGGTTTTGAATGCAAAAATTACCATGGACGCAAAGCTAGAGACTTAAAAATCTGGGGTTTTATCTCATTTCTGATCGGATAAAACTTATCAGGATAAAGGAAGTATGGAGAGATAAAAATCCTGGGATGAATTTTATCTCAATCTTATCCCTGACAAGGAGGAAGAGAAGATATGATCACATTTATTGTAAATGGAAAAGAACAAACCGTAGAGGTTATTCCTGGTACCCCTTTATTGTGGGTGCTGCGAGATAATCTCGGCTTAACCGGCACCAAATTTGGCTGTGGCATGGCCCAATGTGGAGCCTGTACGGTACACCTGGATGGAAATGCCATCCGTTCCTGTGTGACGCCTATAGAAGCCGTCTCTGGGAAAAAAGTTACCACCATTGAAGGACTGTCCCCGGATACCAGTCATCCTTTACAAAAAGCCTGGATTGCTCAAGACGTACCCCAATGTGGCTACTGCCAATCCGGCCAGATCATGGCGGCAGCCGCCCTGCTGGCCCAAAATCCGAATCCTACCGATGCCGATATCGATGAGGCCATGTCCGGGAACATCTGTCGCTGTGGCACTTATCAACGAATTCGAAGTGCCATTCATCAAGCGGCCAAGATGATGAAGGAAGGAGGTCAATAAACCATGAATCAGCCTACAGGAATCACACGGAGAGATTTTTTCAAAGTCGGTTTAGTTGCAGGAGGCGGATGGGTTTTAGGATTTTATCTTCCCAGAGGAGAAGGAGGTTGGGGTAAAGCAGCAACGGAATCTGCAACGATTTTTGCCCCCAATGCCTGGATTCGCATAACTCCCGCTGGGACCGTGACAGTGATGCTTCATAAATCAGAGATGGGACAGGGGATTATGACTTCGCTGCCCATGTTGGTGGCCGAAGAGTTAGAGGCGGATTGGAAGATGATTCGACCTGAATTTGCTCCGGCTGATGAAGCTTACTTTACCTGGATCACCCCCACCTTTGGAGCTCAATTCACGGGAGGAAGTCGTAGTATTCGGGGATCCTGGGAAACCTTACTCAAAGCAGGAGCCGTAGCCCGGGAGATGTTGATAGCCGCAGCCGCTGAGACCTGGGGAGTAGAAGCCAAGACGTGTCAGGCTGAGGATGGCGAAGTGATCCATCCAGCCAGTGGGAAGCGGGCCTCTTACGGTTCCCTGGTCAGTAAAGCCACTACAGTACCTGCTCCTAAAGAAGTTACTCTGAAAGATCCTAAAAACTACAAGTTCATCGGCAAACGGATGGCCCGCGTGGATACTTTTTCCAAAGTCAACGGCAGTGCCGGGTTTGGCATTGACGTGAAAGTGCCCGGGATGTTGGTAGCCACGGTGTTAAGATGTCCGGTGTTTGGAGGGAAATTAGCCCGTTATGATGACTCTAAGACGAAGACCATTCCCAGTGTCAAGCAGGTGGTTCCTATATCCAGCGGAATCGCGGTGGTAGCTGAAGGATACTGGCCTGCCAAGCTGGGATTGGAAGCCTTAGAGGTGCAATGGGATGAAGGAGAACATGCTCAACTCAACAGTGAGAAGATTCGGGAAGAGTTTAAGAAGGCCTCGGAGCAAGCCGGAGCAGTAGCCAGAAGAGAAGGAGATGCCTTGCATATGCTGGCCGTGGTAGGGAAGACGGTGGAAGCCGTATATGAAGTTCCCTTTTTGGCCCATGCAACCATGGAACCTATGAATTGCACGGCGCATGTGCGGGAGGAGGGATGTGATATTTGGGCTCCAACCCAGGCCCAGACGGGAACCCAACAAACAGCGGCAAAGATCACAGGACTACCGGCTGAGTCGATCCGGGTCCATACCACCCTGTTAGGCGGAGGCTTTGGAAGACGATTTGAAATTGACTTTGTAGCAGATGCCGTGGAGATATCCAAGGCCGTAAAAGCCCCGGTAAAGGTAATCTGGTCGCGGGAAGAGGATATGCGCCATGGTTTTTATCGTCCGGCAACCTATAATGTTTTGAAAGCCGGAATCGATGGAAAAGGGAACCTGGTGGCCTGGACCCATCGAATCGTGGGACCTTCGATTCTGTCTCGGGTATTCCCAGATAGAATCAAAGATGGCATTGATAGCAGTTCTGTAGAGGGGGCAGCGAATATTCCCTATTCCATTCCCCATATGTATGTAGATTATGTGATGAAGAATACGGGAGTTCCGGTGGGTTTTTGGCGCTCGGTGGGAAGCTCCCAGAATGCCTTTATTACAGAAAGTTTTATCGATGAAATAGCAGCAGCAGTCGGGAGAGATCCCTATGAATTTCGTCTGGAATTGCTGACCAAGGCTCCCCGTCATAAAAGGGTCTTAGAGTTAGCAGCCAGCAAAGCGGGATGGGGACAACCGTTACCAGAAGGAAGATATCGGGGGATTGCCGTAGCGGAGTCTTTTGGGAGTTATGTAGCGGAAGTTGCAGAAGTATCCGTAGATAAAGAAGGTCAGGTGCGGGTCCATCGGGTGGTATGTGCTGTGGATTGTGGGAAGTATGTAAACCCGGATACCATTGAGGCCCAGATGCAAGGAGGAATTGTGTACGGATTAACGGCGGCGTTGAAGGGAGAAATTACCATTGAGAATGGGCGGGTGAAGCAAAGCAACTTCCATGACTACGAGATGTTACGGATGGAGGAAATGCCAGTGATAGAAGTCTACCTTGTGGAAAGTCAGGAAGCCCCCGGAGGAATAGGAGAGCCCGGAGTACCTCCCATTGCTCCTGCAGTAACCAATGCAATCTTTGCAGCAACCGGAAAGCGAATCCGTAAACTACCCATTCGCGCAGAAGATCTGAAGAAAGCTTAACTATAAATTCGGGGAATAGGGGCAAGAACGGGAAACTCTTTCTTACAAAAACTACCTCGAAAACCCTCAAGAGGTAACCTGACAGAAACCTCAGTCACCTGGATTGGGTGGCTGAGGTTCCTAATCCTTTAGCTGAATCGATCCCTTCCCTTTTCACCCAACCCGGCTCTAGTAAAGCAAACTTTTAGCACAATCCGAGAGTAACTCGCGATTAAGCGAAGTATAAGTCGTCTGACCTTCTTTCCGTTTTTTAATTAACCCGGCTTCCGCTAAGATTTTGGAGTGATGACAAAGTAAGGAATGACTGATATGGGCCTTCTCGGCAATCTCCGATCCGGTCATTTCACTGTGGTTGGCCAGTATTTCTATGATTTGTAATCGTGTTGGATCCGAGAGGGCAGCAAGAATTTTTGCACGCTGCTCCCTTTCAGCTTTTTTGTCTACCTCATGTCTACTTATCATGATCTAATTTTATTCCTCCAGCTTAGGGTTATACCACCAATTTCTCCTTTACCCAATTTCTATTTTATAATAGAAAACAACGGAAAGATTGTCAAATGTTTAAATAATTAAATAATTAATTAACCACTTAATAAAAACTTCCTCCCATCGGTTTTTAAGGGTTTGAACAAATTTACAGGAAAAGCAAAGTTTAAAGTCACTTGACTTTCAAGTTAGTGAATGATTCCAGGGACCACCTGGATTTTCTATTGCCTTCAATTGCTATACTGGTACATAGGGGTAAGCTGAAAATAGAAAAAATTCCATCCCCAAACAATCTTTAGCTATTTACCCTACCTTGACGCAATGAAAGTTTGAAGCTTAACTTATAAAACAACCGGCAAAAAATATTTAAACCAGGATCATCTTATCCTGATTCAAAGCCTGAATTGGGAGAAGGATTGAGTCACATCTTACACCCTGGTCAGGGTGGTTTAGGAAAGAAAGCAAGAAGTATAAAAAAATAAAGGAGGAATCTATGTCACAGGCAGAATTAAAAAAGGCTCTCCATTCAACCCATGAGTTGGAGATAACGGTAACCGGGAGAAAATCGGGCCGGGCAATTTCTTTGCCGGTATGGTTCGTTCAGGAGAACAACAAATTATATCTTTTACCGGTCAAAGGATCTGATACAAACTGGTATAAGAATGTACTAAAAAAACCGGCTATGCAGATTTCTGCCGGAGGAATTAAAATTTCTGTGGAAGCCAAGCCCGTTACTGATGTAGCCAGGGTTAAGGAAATTGCAGATAAATTTAGAGCCAAATACGGTGCCGGAGAGGTTAAAAAGTACTACTCAAAGTTTGATGTGGGAGTTGAAATCGATCTTACCGCGTAGCAGGAAAAGTTTATACCCCTATCAAAGATTTAAATAGTTAAATAGGTACTTGACTATTAAAGAAAACATCCTATATTACACTCATGATAAAATTATCACCTTATCTCCGATTAAGGTAGGCAACAACCCATTGAAAGGATCATCAGAGCGTAAGTGCTGGAGAAACCTTTATTCCTTCCATAACTTAATCCTATTAAACTCTGCAGTATGGCTTGCACTTTGCGTATCTGGGGTTAGAGAAAAATAACTTTATGTGGATTGTTCGACTTGCGCTACGTCGTCCTTATACCTTCATTGTCATGGCTCTGCTTATTATACTGCTGGGTATTGTAACTATAACCCGCATGCCCACGGACATTTTGCCTGAGATTAACATTCCTATTGTGAGTGTCATATGGAGCTATGGAGGCATGGCACCGGAGGAAATGGAAAAACGCGTTGTGACCTTTAGTGAGCGCTCCTTTACGACTACGGTTAATGATATCGAACATATTGAATCCCAGTCCATGAACGGCGTGAGCGTTATCAAGGTATTCTTTCATCCCAGGGCCAAAATTGAGGCAGCAGTTGCTCAAATGGCCTCCATTTCACAAACTGTTCTGCGTGTGATGCCTCCTGGTATGCAACCCCCTTTGATTATCCGGTATAGTGCTTCCAATGTACCTATTCTGCAAATTGGGGTTGGGAGCAAAACGTTGTCAGAGCAGCAACTTTATGATTACGGATTTAACTTTATTCGTACCCAGTTGGCGACCGTTCAAGGGGCTTCGGTTCCTCTCCCTTATGGGGGTAAGCCCCGGCAGATCATGGTGGATATAGACCCCCAGGCCCTTATGTCTAAGGGTCTTTCTGCTATGGATGTCGTAGCTGCCATCAATGCCCAAAATCTGATTATGCCTGCCGGGAATGCAAAAATGGGGGAACGCGAGTATAGCATTCGGCTTAACAGCAGTCCAGAGGTGGTTGATGCCCTCAATAATTTGCCGATCAAGCAAGTCAACGGAGCTACCATTTATATTCGCGATGTAGCCCAGGTGCGGGATGGTTTTGCCGTGCAAACCAATATCGTAAATCAGAACGGGCGACGTTCTACCCTGCTTACCATTTTAAAAAGTGGAGGAGCTTCAACTCTGGATATTGTAAATCGGGTCAAGCAAAGACTCCCCAGCATTCAGGCAACCCTGCCTCCTGAACTGGAGTTAAAGTATCTCTTCGATCAATCCATTTTTGTACGGGCTGCTATCGATGCAGTTGTCAAAGAAGCGGTTATTGCTGCTTGCTTGACGGCTTTGATGATTCTTTTATTTCTTGGTAGTTGGCGAAGTACCCTTATTGTAGCCATTTCAATTCCCCTCTCGATTTTATGTTCTATTCTTGTACTGAGTTTTCTCGGTCAGACCCTCAATATCATGACC containing:
- a CDS encoding substrate-binding protein, which translates into the protein MSELEKPIEHGITRRTALKGMIASGVAAMSFGAPAFIRHAFAEAPIKVGLISPLTGAWTVYGKAHSAGFLLAVDEINAAGGVLGRKIEVIIGDSKTEPRIVVEQANRLIRQEKVDFLAGTFSSAERNAAGPVVKASNKILLYPTFYEGQEKEYYPGVCNKNIFMFGPEPTQQVWPHMEYMMNKFGKKFFMIGSDYAWPRVTNQVTKKKLLELGGEVVDEVYIPFNTPQYESVLRQIRGSGANIIFHTLTGSDTVNFRRQFHAAGMHKDFILWTVDDEEVVTSGLGPEVSAGTYVSFDYFMTIKHPNNGPFLERFRAKFGQDALMNTVGVAMYNAAHMVAKAIAQEKSVDTDAIRKGLRGMTFDGAPQGPVKMRADDHQLVVPSYLMRVREGWTGVGDMFEEIQSFQAVEPVPARCDLPLSQ
- a CDS encoding nitrilase family protein, which encodes MEEKESRKESQVKIACIQMEPVVGEKAKNIEKTIGFIKEAASRGANLVVLPELCNSGYVFQSREEAFKLSEEVPAGPTCQAWIKAAMEHELHIVAGINEREGQVLYNSSVVIGPEGYIGTFRKVHLWNEENLFFEPGNLGFPVFKTKLGRIGTFICYDGWFPESYRLCALQGADIICIPTNWVPIPGQAKDREAMANILVMAAAHSNSVFIACADRVGVERGQPFVGQSIIVSYTGWPIGGPASPDAEEIIYAEANLADARRKRNWNEYNQVLRDRRTDVYDEMLGSNLSPGWY
- a CDS encoding PPOX class F420-dependent oxidoreductase, with amino-acid sequence MSNKKLTQFANQSYLNLESYRKSGKPVQTPMWFAEDKGVLYVYSLANAGKVKRIRNNPRVRVVPCDIRGKPKGSWVEGKARIVEDQEAEHGHNLLNQKYGWWKKVGDFFSKLWKRERVVMAIYVEG
- a CDS encoding secretin and TonB N-terminal domain-containing protein encodes the protein MSDYPARYVSFILTGLVVLVVLNGCARSKGAIKSFEVVAQQKAAKSVKIRSPVENELPTLKTRPSESNPAQGEPLGLTLPAKVLTSGDKPSEKTDIEMIQSAPVPSIRIPQTGEEAKYRGQPITLDFKDADIRDVFRAIAEINNLNLVLHPEVRGRVTVRLINVPWDQALDVILKLHGLAVEIERNILRIASHATFQREIEAKRLEQKQRLLAIETQKKLEPLRTETIPLNFADPHQMATIIEGVLAGRRGVK
- a CDS encoding cation:proton antiporter; protein product: MFAAEFLATTLALIGIIILVAALLSGLTERSGLPQVVIFLILGASIGPAGLDLLNLTLNSPELRVIATLSLVLVLFTDAITLDIHEIKTHRALAFLVLGPGTLLSAALIAFAGWELLGLTPAAATILGAALASTDPVLLRGFLHRRDLPNAVRLALKLESGLNDVVLLPIVLVAMVFINPEATLHAIYWARLGLDLFVLGPGAGVAVGLLAVAALDLIRRRIGVRRDYESLYSLGVAFTAYAAAEAVHGSGFLAAFAAGMTIIVLDVELCDCFLEYGETTAEMALLFTFVLFGSSLIWTGFTVLNGTMLLFVMIALLGRPAIFLILLARTGLDGWGRFLTSWFGPRGLSSLLIVLLPVFAGLPESERLFRICCLVVLASILLHTVSFMMLNQGSHRAKPKPTVAVKTGQPEPLPGPSPVIKEPISSVTSENRSILNPLPSNDATLFTDSVTPIISVDSNNYPRADTSGSTPSDRISLEDLRQLWRLGAPVILLDVRTERTYRDSPYQAQGAIRMPPDHAVERAIELGLPRHAWLVAYCA
- a CDS encoding OsmC family protein, with amino-acid sequence MKRKASAIWKGSLKEGKGTISTDSRVLSDTPYSFSTRFENGIGTNPEELIAAAHAGCFSMALSAQLGEAGMVAQSIHTTATVTLEKLETGFTITAVHLDVTAQIPGADRAAFEKAAHKAKEGCPVSRVLNAKITMDAKLET
- a CDS encoding (2Fe-2S)-binding protein, whose amino-acid sequence is MITFIVNGKEQTVEVIPGTPLLWVLRDNLGLTGTKFGCGMAQCGACTVHLDGNAIRSCVTPIEAVSGKKVTTIEGLSPDTSHPLQKAWIAQDVPQCGYCQSGQIMAAAALLAQNPNPTDADIDEAMSGNICRCGTYQRIRSAIHQAAKMMKEGGQ
- a CDS encoding xanthine dehydrogenase family protein molybdopterin-binding subunit; its protein translation is MNQPTGITRRDFFKVGLVAGGGWVLGFYLPRGEGGWGKAATESATIFAPNAWIRITPAGTVTVMLHKSEMGQGIMTSLPMLVAEELEADWKMIRPEFAPADEAYFTWITPTFGAQFTGGSRSIRGSWETLLKAGAVAREMLIAAAAETWGVEAKTCQAEDGEVIHPASGKRASYGSLVSKATTVPAPKEVTLKDPKNYKFIGKRMARVDTFSKVNGSAGFGIDVKVPGMLVATVLRCPVFGGKLARYDDSKTKTIPSVKQVVPISSGIAVVAEGYWPAKLGLEALEVQWDEGEHAQLNSEKIREEFKKASEQAGAVARREGDALHMLAVVGKTVEAVYEVPFLAHATMEPMNCTAHVREEGCDIWAPTQAQTGTQQTAAKITGLPAESIRVHTTLLGGGFGRRFEIDFVADAVEISKAVKAPVKVIWSREEDMRHGFYRPATYNVLKAGIDGKGNLVAWTHRIVGPSILSRVFPDRIKDGIDSSSVEGAANIPYSIPHMYVDYVMKNTGVPVGFWRSVGSSQNAFITESFIDEIAAAVGRDPYEFRLELLTKAPRHKRVLELAASKAGWGQPLPEGRYRGIAVAESFGSYVAEVAEVSVDKEGQVRVHRVVCAVDCGKYVNPDTIEAQMQGGIVYGLTAALKGEITIENGRVKQSNFHDYEMLRMEEMPVIEVYLVESQEAPGGIGEPGVPPIAPAVTNAIFAATGKRIRKLPIRAEDLKKA
- a CDS encoding metalloregulator ArsR/SmtB family transcription factor encodes the protein MISRHEVDKKAEREQRAKILAALSDPTRLQIIEILANHSEMTGSEIAEKAHISHSLLCHHSKILAEAGLIKKRKEGQTTYTSLNRELLSDCAKSLLY
- a CDS encoding nitroreductase/quinone reductase family protein codes for the protein MSQAELKKALHSTHELEITVTGRKSGRAISLPVWFVQENNKLYLLPVKGSDTNWYKNVLKKPAMQISAGGIKISVEAKPVTDVARVKEIADKFRAKYGAGEVKKYYSKFDVGVEIDLTA